The following is a genomic window from Calditrichota bacterium.
CAGCCCGGTGAAAAACAAAGATGGTGATGAAAACACGCCGAAGACCGCTCGCAGAGATTTGATGAATTATTACGCCCGGATGCTGCAGCGAGCGGGTTACGAAGTCGAATTTGACGAGAAAAATAATGTCAAAGGAAAAATCGAAATCAGTCCGCTGTTTGCCGCAACGCCTGAAGATTTGCGGCAGAAATTGGGAGAAAATTTTCGGTTCAGCGGAGAATTGTATTTGCATTAGTCAAAAATTTTATTATATTATGAAAAGAAAATTTGCAGATTCGGCTTGACTTCGGTTTCACGGAGTCAAGCCCTGAACTAAATGAGATCATTTTTCTATGATCAGAAAAATTGCCTACATTGCAGTTCACGCGGCAATCGTTTTCCTCACCCTGATTTTGATCGCGCTGTTAGTGCTGACCAAGGTTTTCTCACCGGAAAAAATCAGAACGCTCATCCGAGATAATTTATCCGTTGCCACCAGCAGAGCAGTGGAAATTGAAGCTGTCTCTTTCAACGCCTTCAAAGGCCTGATGTTGTCGAATGTAAACATCTACGAGAAATCAGACGGGCAAAATACGCCTTCGGACTCGGCGCTATTTTTTCACATTGACAAATTGGAACTGCGCTATTTTCTGCCGGCGCTGCTGAAAATGGAGCTGCAAGTCAACAAAATTGTGTTTGACCACCCGGTTTTTCACCTGGTTCAGGACAGCAGCGGCGCGTGGAATTTTGACGACATTTTTGCCGCGGACACCACGGCGATGGACACTGCGGCAGCGGACACTTCCCCGGGGCAATTGCCTTTCACTTTGAATGTCAAAGAGATTGCTCTGAAAAATTTAGTTGTGCAAGCTGATGTTGCCCAGCGAGACTCACACATTGTCCTGCGCTCCGGCGGTGTGTCTCTCACCGTGAGCGAAACTTTTCTCCCAAAATTTTCTTCAAAAAAATTTGAGAAAAAGGTGCGCACCAAAATCGTTCTTCAGTCGGATGACCAGCCGTGGAATATTTTCATTGAAAATAAAAACACCGGATCGGCGGCGGAATATCAGGCGAAGCTACGAGCGAACCTCAGCGCAAAAGTTCACAGTCTGGAGACATTTTCCGCAACGGCTGCCGTTTCCGTGACGGATGCGCGCGCCCGTTTCCGAAAAAAGACACAGGATTCATTTGATTGGGTAAATTTTCCTCTACCGCAGGTTTTTTCCCTTGGTCTGAATTTGCAGGGAAATGCCAGGTCCGGTGACTTTCAGGTACAGCAACTCGATTTTGCTCTGGGTCAAGAAACAGTTGTTGAACTCACTGGTAAAATTCGTCAGGCATTTAAGGCGCCGTTTTTTGATTTGAAAGTTGTGCGTAGCGATGCTAACTTGGAGCGATTGTTTACCTCGTTCGTTCCCTTTTTGCCAGATTCGCTCCGCGAACAATTAGAGGGACTGAAATTCGCAGGTCGCCTCTCGTTTTTGGGCTCAAAATTTCGCGGCAATCCAACGGCGACCACGCCGGACAGCGCGCTGCAATTTCGGGCGGCGCTTAACCTGCTGAATTTTTCGTTTGAACAAGCGCAGCCACTCACCAAAGTTGAAAATCTCAACGTCGAGTTTTTTGCCACCGGGACAGTGCAAGCGGGGAACATGCAAGACGCGCGCGCTAATTTGAAATTCAACGCGGCACAAATTTTTTCTCTGGCGGACACCGTCGCCTATTCTGCGGAGAAAATCACAGCGGATTTTTATGGGCATTTGAATGCAAATTTTTTGCCCGACACGGTGAACGGAAAATTGAGAATCGGTAATGTGTTCGACTCGCCGCTGACGCTGGCAATTGACGTCAAAGCCAGCGACAATTTCAACAAATTTCTGGCGACGTTGAACCTGAAAAGCGACAGTCTTTCTCTGGGGAAACTGACGCAGGAAGCCGCAGCAGGAAATGCAAGCGTCGCTTTGCAAGTGACGGCGTCTTCGCTGGATTCCATCGTGGCAAATTTACAGATGAAAACCGGCGAGTTGGAAGTGATTTCCGAGCCGGAAAATCTGACTTTTTCTCCGCTAAAAGCTGACGGACGACTGCTTTTCTCCGCGGACACGGCTTTTCAACTCATTCGTCTCAACCCGTCGACGCTGACGGTCGGTGATTTTGCTGATATGTTTTTCTCCGGCGAACTGGCGCTGACGGACTCACCCCGCTTGAAATTGACTGTCGACAGTTTGATTGTGAAACATTCCCGTTTATGGCGCGCGCTGCCGGAAATTTTGACTGAAGAATTGAGCGGGCTCAGCATTCGCGGGAAGACGCGTCTGATCGCCCATTCTGACTTTGATTTGTCCGCTGAAGGAGATTCTGCAATGATTGTCGTCGGCGATGTTTTTCTCAATGGCGGCTTCGATTATCCGGAGCAGTTTATTTCCGTGGGGAAAATTAACTCCCATTTTAGTTTTCATTCCAACGGCTTCTCATCGTCAGCAGCCGGCGCGATTAATGTGGACAGCCTGGTACTCATCGGCGTACAGGATAAGCCGGTGGAGGGGATTCAATTGACGACGAAATTACACATGCCTTCGCCCGAACAAATCGTTGTGGACTCCGCACGTCTGGAAATTCCGCAATGGAAGATGGAATTAACAGCAGCCGGCGCGCTCGACAGTTTGTCCGGCGTGATGAAGGGAAAATTTCGTTCGTTCTTTGCCTTTAATTCAGAAGGCGATACAACGCGACTTTTGAACGATGATCTGGCGCTGTGCGGAAAGCTGTCTTTGAAAAATGACATGCAAATCGCCGGAGACGAGCTTCGCGTCGGTGGCTCCGTGCAAACTGACTGGCTGGACATTTTTTACGCAGATCTGCTGCAAATTGACTCCCTCGCCGGCCGGATCAACTTTGCAGAAGCCCTTGACATGGTCAACGGAACAGTCATTTCCGCAAAATCCGGCACGAATAAAGTCAACAGCGCTCATAAATTTTTTTACGATGTTTTTCGGCCTTACTATTTGACTGATGAGAAAAATCAGTCCGTACTGACCATCAAATCCGTCCGGGCAATGAATTATTTGATTGAAAATTTCCGTAGCGATATTTTAATCAAAAACGAAAAAATTGAAATTCCGAATTTTCAGGCGGACATTTATGGCGGAAATGTTTCCGGACAAATTTTCGTAAACATCGCGGACGGGACGCCGGAAAATATCCAGTGGCTGGTTAAAGCAAATGTCGCCCGGCTCAATTCATCGCGCTTGCTGCCGGCCGGACGCCTGGAGGAAGAATCCGCGGAATTGGACATGACACTGGAATTGAACGGCAAAGGCGTTGATCCGGCAGAATATCTCGAATTGTCCGGCTTTCTTTACGTCACAAAAATCGGCGTCAAATTTACTGACAACATGCTGCAATCTTTGGATCCGCAGCAAACGGACAAGAGCATTCAAGACACGCGAAGGCTGCTCAAGTGGGGTTACAAACCAAAGCTGGTGTCGGTGGAAATTAAACACGATAATTTGTACCCTACGATTCATCTTGTCAAGGGGAGTTTTTTCGCGAAACTGATTCCGCTGAATCTGAGTGGCGGTAAAATCGAATTGGCGCGCATTCCGTTGCAGATAATTTTTTCTTCGCTGGAAACGTCTTCCCAGTGACGAAATGCGGTGTCAGTTATCCGGCGTTAGCTAAAATCAGGAATTTTCCGAGAAAACCTGGGAATGAAAAAGCGACGCAAGACAAACAATCATTTTTGGGATTGTGTTGTAGCGATAACTCTCTAATTTTTTTATAATAAAAACGTACAAAATATATTTTCCTTTCCAAGAGTCGCAAAGTAAACGAACAGTCATTAATTTTCGTCTTAATTGTAGAAATGAAAAAAGATCCGGACGCGAAATTAGTCAAAAGTGCGAAGATGGGCGACAGCAAAGCATTCGGCAGGCTGGTTCGGCGCTATCAGAAAAAAGTACTCTACCTGGCCTATGATCTGGTGGGAAATTACACCGATGCACAGGATGTGGCGCAGAACGCATTTTTTCAGGCGTTCAAAAATATCAACGCATTTCAGGAAAAGTCCGCTTTCTCCACCTGGTTGTACCGAATTACTGCCAATGCCGCGATAGATTTTCAGCGCAGCAAAAAACGGCGACAGGCGTCTTCTTTGAATCAACCGGCTTATCACGACGAGCAAGAAGTGGAAGTGATGGACACTTTGCCGGAAAAAGGGCAGAGCGTAGCCGAGAAAATTGAGCGAGCGGATTTGAGTAAATTAATTCGGGAGTTAGCCGAACAATTGCCGCCGCAGCAGCGCGCGGCATTTGTGTTGAAATATTTCCACGAAAAAACAACGGCC
Proteins encoded in this region:
- a CDS encoding AsmA family protein, whose translation is MIRKIAYIAVHAAIVFLTLILIALLVLTKVFSPEKIRTLIRDNLSVATSRAVEIEAVSFNAFKGLMLSNVNIYEKSDGQNTPSDSALFFHIDKLELRYFLPALLKMELQVNKIVFDHPVFHLVQDSSGAWNFDDIFAADTTAMDTAAADTSPGQLPFTLNVKEIALKNLVVQADVAQRDSHIVLRSGGVSLTVSETFLPKFSSKKFEKKVRTKIVLQSDDQPWNIFIENKNTGSAAEYQAKLRANLSAKVHSLETFSATAAVSVTDARARFRKKTQDSFDWVNFPLPQVFSLGLNLQGNARSGDFQVQQLDFALGQETVVELTGKIRQAFKAPFFDLKVVRSDANLERLFTSFVPFLPDSLREQLEGLKFAGRLSFLGSKFRGNPTATTPDSALQFRAALNLLNFSFEQAQPLTKVENLNVEFFATGTVQAGNMQDARANLKFNAAQIFSLADTVAYSAEKITADFYGHLNANFLPDTVNGKLRIGNVFDSPLTLAIDVKASDNFNKFLATLNLKSDSLSLGKLTQEAAAGNASVALQVTASSLDSIVANLQMKTGELEVISEPENLTFSPLKADGRLLFSADTAFQLIRLNPSTLTVGDFADMFFSGELALTDSPRLKLTVDSLIVKHSRLWRALPEILTEELSGLSIRGKTRLIAHSDFDLSAEGDSAMIVVGDVFLNGGFDYPEQFISVGKINSHFSFHSNGFSSSAAGAINVDSLVLIGVQDKPVEGIQLTTKLHMPSPEQIVVDSARLEIPQWKMELTAAGALDSLSGVMKGKFRSFFAFNSEGDTTRLLNDDLALCGKLSLKNDMQIAGDELRVGGSVQTDWLDIFYADLLQIDSLAGRINFAEALDMVNGTVISAKSGTNKVNSAHKFFYDVFRPYYLTDEKNQSVLTIKSVRAMNYLIENFRSDILIKNEKIEIPNFQADIYGGNVSGQIFVNIADGTPENIQWLVKANVARLNSSRLLPAGRLEEESAELDMTLELNGKGVDPAEYLELSGFLYVTKIGVKFTDNMLQSLDPQQTDKSIQDTRRLLKWGYKPKLVSVEIKHDNLYPTIHLVKGSFFAKLIPLNLSGGKIELARIPLQIIFSSLETSSQ
- a CDS encoding sigma-70 family RNA polymerase sigma factor, with the protein product MKKDPDAKLVKSAKMGDSKAFGRLVRRYQKKVLYLAYDLVGNYTDAQDVAQNAFFQAFKNINAFQEKSAFSTWLYRITANAAIDFQRSKKRRQASSLNQPAYHDEQEVEVMDTLPEKGQSVAEKIERADLSKLIRELAEQLPPQQRAAFVLKYFHEKTTAEIAEILHCDAVTVRGHILRATIKLRKKLKEEK